In one Conger conger chromosome 5, fConCon1.1, whole genome shotgun sequence genomic region, the following are encoded:
- the ipcef1 gene encoding interactor protein for cytohesin exchange factors 1 isoform X1, with translation MRSLKSWIMAAFPALLAHPMAASDYHSVSFFQKPRRKPRGNVRMSRRRISVKDLGQVDCQGWLYRKKEGKAFLGNKWKKYWFLLKKTSLYWYTGQLAEKAEGYINLADFTIDQAVECKRKHAMKACRPQIATFYFAAESSSEMNRWLNKLKLLPTQTEPVERSSGECYSEASDNEEAELTDANSSSNPEQASTSVSLPPTSSSPSPNKTSDPGPSPASVTTSQSSLTNHSQSWLEISINSSPGSVAAVGCSSHDVSALPLQADSETCSEEGSQNPSSSQASPLIVLGRNHHQDEVALSSSEHQDATSDEMEQLYIHLKQASLSPIGEHKPSTKKDFRSSFIKRCKNHSINEKLHLVRTLNSTLKAKEADLLTIDQLLADPSLSAVRYRQWKEANMLLLQEICHGQGPWSRDQPTPAAHTILYTETSV, from the exons ATGCGAAGTCTAAAATCGTGGATTATG GCTGCTTTTCCTGCCCTGCTTGCACATCCAATGGCAGCCAGTGACTATCACTCT GTGTCCTTTTTCCAGAAGCCCAGGAGGAAACCCAGAG GCAATGTGAGAATGAGTCGGAGGAGGATCTCCGTGAAGGACCTGGGGCAGGTGGACTGTCAGGGCTGGCTCTACAGGAAGAAAGAGGGCAAGGCTTTCCTTGGGAACAAATGGAAGAAGTACTGGTTTCTGCTGAAGAAGACCTCTCTCTACTGGTACACTGGTCAGTTG GCTGAGAAAGCTGAAGGGTACATAAACCTTGCCGATTTCACCATTGACCAGGCTGTGGAGTGCAAGAGGAAACA CGCGATGAAGGCCTGCCGCCCCCAGATCGCGACGTTCTACTTTGCGGCGGAAAGCAGCAGCGAGATgaacag ATGGCTGAATAAACTTAAATTATTGCCGACACAGACGGAGCCGGTGGAAAGAAGCTCTGGAG AATGTTACAGTGAAGCAAGTGATAATGAGGAGGCTGAGCTGACGGATGCAAACTCTTCTTCAAACCCAGAGCAGGCCTCGACCTCA GTGAGCCTCCCACCAACTTCCTCCTCACCTTCTCCCAATAAGACCAGTGACCCCGGCCCTTCTCCTGCCAGTGTGACGACGTCACAGAGCTCCTTGACCAATCACAGTCAGTCCTGGCTGGAAATCTCCATTAACTCCTCCCCTGGGAGTGTGGCGGCTGTGGGCTGCTCCTCGCACGATGTCAGTGCGCTGCCCCTACAGGCAGACAGCGAGACCTGCAGTGAGGAGGGCTCCCAGAATCCTTCATCCTCACAGGCCTCACCACTGATTGTGCTGGGCAGGAACCACCATCAGGATGAAGTGGCTCTGTCATCGTCAG agcATCAAGACGCCACATCTGATGAAATGGAACAACTGTACATACATCTGAAGCAAGCAAGCCTATCTCCGATTGGAGAACACAAACCTTCAACCAAAAAGGATTTCAGAAGTTCCTTCATAAAGCGTTGTAAAAACCACTCCATCAATGAGAAGCTGCACCTTGTAAGGACCCTGAACAGCACTCTAAAG GCTAAAGAGGCGGACCTGCTGACCATTGATCAGCTACTGGCCGATCCCAGTCTGAGCGCGGTCAGGTACAGACAGTGGAAGGAGGCCAACATGTTGCTGCTTCAGGAGATCTGCCACGGACAGGGTCCCTGGAGCAGGGACCAGCCCACCCCAGCTGCCCACACAATCCTCTACACCGAGACCAGTGTGTGA
- the cnksr3 gene encoding connector enhancer of kinase suppressor of ras 3 isoform X1 — translation MLPWIFRLVFIMDAGSFCEWISLSGLDDNLQQYVRGFELEKINGEQLLKISHPDLEELGVARIGHQELVLEAVDLLCALNYGVETDNLKNLVARMRASSNNLHNCAWERRKNPSYEGVTSGKPPNEFLTSVVELIGAAKSLLAWLDRTPLTGISDFTATKNKIIQLCLELTTTVQQDCTVYEMEEKILDVSKVLSSICDQTVRITSDPMMSQPACLEEVQIQDVKAGEGLGMYIKSTYDGLHIITGTTEHSPADRTHKIHAGDEVIQVNKQTVVGWQLKNLVGKLREDPLGVVLVLKKRPTGTSSFAPAPLKNMRWKPPLVQSAPCMPKAQSPESLMDSSKKEKPAILDLYIPPPPAMPYMPRDGKASMCSGASRRQKGSESPNSFLDLESRRRFTIADYENKLTVHPIEVNVLQPRLREQTSSRAKPRPLSMPVDTCISITDPYSRPWLQGRKGEDGLHRYLSSERIPAIAEEAPPFQPPYRPTSRGADHIRGSRCLVDLHNSATIPYQEDCGKKNTPAPASKPPAAETSVLGNLISRLKLLTH, via the exons gGCTGGACGACAACCTTCAGCAGTACGTCCGTGGCTTTGAGCTGGAAAAGATAAACGGCGAGCAGCTGCTGAAGATCTCGCACCCTGACCTGGAGGAGCTGGGAGTCGCCAGGATCGGCCACCAGGAGCTCGTGCTGGAAGCTGTGGACCTGCTGTGCGCTCTG AACTATGGAGTAGAGACGGACAACCTGAAGAATCTGGTTGCGCGGATGCGGGCATCTTCCAACAACCTCCACAACTGTGCGTGGGAGCGCAGGAAGAACCCTTCCTATGAGGGGGTGACCTCTGGCAAGCCACCCAATGAGTTCCTCACCTCTGTGGTGGAGCTGATTGGAGCAGCAAAGAGCCTGCTCGCCTGGCTGGATAG AACTCCTCTGACCGGCATTAGCGACTTCACCGCTACCAAGAACAAAATTATTCAGCTATGTCTGGAACTGACAACCACAGTTCAACAG GACTGCACTGTGTACGAGATGGAGGAAAAGATCCTGGATGTT TCAAAGGTTTTGAGCAGCATCTGCGACCAGACTGTGAGAATCACCTCTGACCCCATGATGAGCCAGCCAGCCTGTCTGGAGGAGGTGCAGATCCAGGACGTCAAGGCTGGGGAGGGACTG GGCATGTACATAAAATCCACTTACGACGGGCTACACATCATCACGGGCACTACTGAACAT TCTCCAGCGGACAGAACTCACAAGATCCACGCCGGGGACGAGGTCATTCAGGTCAACAAGCAGACAGTG GTGGGCTGGCAGCTGAAGAACTTGGTGGGAAAGCTGAGGGAAGACCCTTTGGGTGTGGTGCTAGTCCTGAAGAAGAGGCCCACTGGTACCTCCAGCTTTGCCCCGGCCCCCCTGAAAAACATGCGCTGGAAGCCCCCCCTAGTGCAG AGCGCCCCCTGTATGCCCAAAGCCCAGTCTCCGGAAAGCTTGATGGACTCCTCCAAGAAGGAGAAGCCCGCCATCTTGGACCTGTacatcccccctcctcctgctatGCCCTACATGCCCAG AGATGGAAAGGCGAGCATGTGCTCTGGCGCCAGCAGGAGGCAGAAGGGCTCGGAGTCGCCCAACTccttcctggacctggagagccGACGGCGCTTCACCATCGCGGACTACGAGAACAAGCTGACAGTCCACCCCATCGAGGTCAACGTGCTGCAGCCACGCCTGAGGGAGCAGACCTCCTCTCGCG ctaagccccgccccctgtcCATGCCAGTGGATACCTGCATAAGCATCACAGACCCATATTCCAGGCCCTGGTTGCAAGGAAGGAAAG GGGAGGACGGCCTGCACAGATACCTGAGCAGCGAGCGCATTCCCGCCATCGCAGAGGAAGCCCCGCCCTTCCAGCCCCCTTACAGGCCGACGTCGCGGGGGGCGGACCACATCCGGGGCAGCCGCTGCCTGGTCGACCTGCACAACAGCGCCACCATCCCCTACCAGGAGGACTGCGGCAAAAAGAACACCCCCGCCCCGGCCTCCAAGCCACCAGCAGCAGAAACCTCGGTCCTCGGCAACTTGATCAGCCGCCTGAAGCTGCTGACCCATTAG
- the cnksr3 gene encoding connector enhancer of kinase suppressor of ras 3 isoform X2 has product MQVMEPITKWSPTQVVDWMKGLDDNLQQYVRGFELEKINGEQLLKISHPDLEELGVARIGHQELVLEAVDLLCALNYGVETDNLKNLVARMRASSNNLHNCAWERRKNPSYEGVTSGKPPNEFLTSVVELIGAAKSLLAWLDRTPLTGISDFTATKNKIIQLCLELTTTVQQDCTVYEMEEKILDVSKVLSSICDQTVRITSDPMMSQPACLEEVQIQDVKAGEGLGMYIKSTYDGLHIITGTTEHSPADRTHKIHAGDEVIQVNKQTVVGWQLKNLVGKLREDPLGVVLVLKKRPTGTSSFAPAPLKNMRWKPPLVQSAPCMPKAQSPESLMDSSKKEKPAILDLYIPPPPAMPYMPRDGKASMCSGASRRQKGSESPNSFLDLESRRRFTIADYENKLTVHPIEVNVLQPRLREQTSSRAKPRPLSMPVDTCISITDPYSRPWLQGRKGEDGLHRYLSSERIPAIAEEAPPFQPPYRPTSRGADHIRGSRCLVDLHNSATIPYQEDCGKKNTPAPASKPPAAETSVLGNLISRLKLLTH; this is encoded by the exons gGCTGGACGACAACCTTCAGCAGTACGTCCGTGGCTTTGAGCTGGAAAAGATAAACGGCGAGCAGCTGCTGAAGATCTCGCACCCTGACCTGGAGGAGCTGGGAGTCGCCAGGATCGGCCACCAGGAGCTCGTGCTGGAAGCTGTGGACCTGCTGTGCGCTCTG AACTATGGAGTAGAGACGGACAACCTGAAGAATCTGGTTGCGCGGATGCGGGCATCTTCCAACAACCTCCACAACTGTGCGTGGGAGCGCAGGAAGAACCCTTCCTATGAGGGGGTGACCTCTGGCAAGCCACCCAATGAGTTCCTCACCTCTGTGGTGGAGCTGATTGGAGCAGCAAAGAGCCTGCTCGCCTGGCTGGATAG AACTCCTCTGACCGGCATTAGCGACTTCACCGCTACCAAGAACAAAATTATTCAGCTATGTCTGGAACTGACAACCACAGTTCAACAG GACTGCACTGTGTACGAGATGGAGGAAAAGATCCTGGATGTT TCAAAGGTTTTGAGCAGCATCTGCGACCAGACTGTGAGAATCACCTCTGACCCCATGATGAGCCAGCCAGCCTGTCTGGAGGAGGTGCAGATCCAGGACGTCAAGGCTGGGGAGGGACTG GGCATGTACATAAAATCCACTTACGACGGGCTACACATCATCACGGGCACTACTGAACAT TCTCCAGCGGACAGAACTCACAAGATCCACGCCGGGGACGAGGTCATTCAGGTCAACAAGCAGACAGTG GTGGGCTGGCAGCTGAAGAACTTGGTGGGAAAGCTGAGGGAAGACCCTTTGGGTGTGGTGCTAGTCCTGAAGAAGAGGCCCACTGGTACCTCCAGCTTTGCCCCGGCCCCCCTGAAAAACATGCGCTGGAAGCCCCCCCTAGTGCAG AGCGCCCCCTGTATGCCCAAAGCCCAGTCTCCGGAAAGCTTGATGGACTCCTCCAAGAAGGAGAAGCCCGCCATCTTGGACCTGTacatcccccctcctcctgctatGCCCTACATGCCCAG AGATGGAAAGGCGAGCATGTGCTCTGGCGCCAGCAGGAGGCAGAAGGGCTCGGAGTCGCCCAACTccttcctggacctggagagccGACGGCGCTTCACCATCGCGGACTACGAGAACAAGCTGACAGTCCACCCCATCGAGGTCAACGTGCTGCAGCCACGCCTGAGGGAGCAGACCTCCTCTCGCG ctaagccccgccccctgtcCATGCCAGTGGATACCTGCATAAGCATCACAGACCCATATTCCAGGCCCTGGTTGCAAGGAAGGAAAG GGGAGGACGGCCTGCACAGATACCTGAGCAGCGAGCGCATTCCCGCCATCGCAGAGGAAGCCCCGCCCTTCCAGCCCCCTTACAGGCCGACGTCGCGGGGGGCGGACCACATCCGGGGCAGCCGCTGCCTGGTCGACCTGCACAACAGCGCCACCATCCCCTACCAGGAGGACTGCGGCAAAAAGAACACCCCCGCCCCGGCCTCCAAGCCACCAGCAGCAGAAACCTCGGTCCTCGGCAACTTGATCAGCCGCCTGAAGCTGCTGACCCATTAG
- the ipcef1 gene encoding interactor protein for cytohesin exchange factors 1 isoform X2, with translation MSRRRISVKDLGQVDCQGWLYRKKEGKAFLGNKWKKYWFLLKKTSLYWYTGQLAEKAEGYINLADFTIDQAVECKRKHAMKACRPQIATFYFAAESSSEMNRWLNKLKLLPTQTEPVERSSGECYSEASDNEEAELTDANSSSNPEQASTSVSLPPTSSSPSPNKTSDPGPSPASVTTSQSSLTNHSQSWLEISINSSPGSVAAVGCSSHDVSALPLQADSETCSEEGSQNPSSSQASPLIVLGRNHHQDEVALSSSEHQDATSDEMEQLYIHLKQASLSPIGEHKPSTKKDFRSSFIKRCKNHSINEKLHLVRTLNSTLKAKEADLLTIDQLLADPSLSAVRYRQWKEANMLLLQEICHGQGPWSRDQPTPAAHTILYTETSV, from the exons ATGAGTCGGAGGAGGATCTCCGTGAAGGACCTGGGGCAGGTGGACTGTCAGGGCTGGCTCTACAGGAAGAAAGAGGGCAAGGCTTTCCTTGGGAACAAATGGAAGAAGTACTGGTTTCTGCTGAAGAAGACCTCTCTCTACTGGTACACTGGTCAGTTG GCTGAGAAAGCTGAAGGGTACATAAACCTTGCCGATTTCACCATTGACCAGGCTGTGGAGTGCAAGAGGAAACA CGCGATGAAGGCCTGCCGCCCCCAGATCGCGACGTTCTACTTTGCGGCGGAAAGCAGCAGCGAGATgaacag ATGGCTGAATAAACTTAAATTATTGCCGACACAGACGGAGCCGGTGGAAAGAAGCTCTGGAG AATGTTACAGTGAAGCAAGTGATAATGAGGAGGCTGAGCTGACGGATGCAAACTCTTCTTCAAACCCAGAGCAGGCCTCGACCTCA GTGAGCCTCCCACCAACTTCCTCCTCACCTTCTCCCAATAAGACCAGTGACCCCGGCCCTTCTCCTGCCAGTGTGACGACGTCACAGAGCTCCTTGACCAATCACAGTCAGTCCTGGCTGGAAATCTCCATTAACTCCTCCCCTGGGAGTGTGGCGGCTGTGGGCTGCTCCTCGCACGATGTCAGTGCGCTGCCCCTACAGGCAGACAGCGAGACCTGCAGTGAGGAGGGCTCCCAGAATCCTTCATCCTCACAGGCCTCACCACTGATTGTGCTGGGCAGGAACCACCATCAGGATGAAGTGGCTCTGTCATCGTCAG agcATCAAGACGCCACATCTGATGAAATGGAACAACTGTACATACATCTGAAGCAAGCAAGCCTATCTCCGATTGGAGAACACAAACCTTCAACCAAAAAGGATTTCAGAAGTTCCTTCATAAAGCGTTGTAAAAACCACTCCATCAATGAGAAGCTGCACCTTGTAAGGACCCTGAACAGCACTCTAAAG GCTAAAGAGGCGGACCTGCTGACCATTGATCAGCTACTGGCCGATCCCAGTCTGAGCGCGGTCAGGTACAGACAGTGGAAGGAGGCCAACATGTTGCTGCTTCAGGAGATCTGCCACGGACAGGGTCCCTGGAGCAGGGACCAGCCCACCCCAGCTGCCCACACAATCCTCTACACCGAGACCAGTGTGTGA
- the cnksr3 gene encoding connector enhancer of kinase suppressor of ras 3 isoform X3 produces the protein MDSVWLDDNLQQYVRGFELEKINGEQLLKISHPDLEELGVARIGHQELVLEAVDLLCALNYGVETDNLKNLVARMRASSNNLHNCAWERRKNPSYEGVTSGKPPNEFLTSVVELIGAAKSLLAWLDRTPLTGISDFTATKNKIIQLCLELTTTVQQDCTVYEMEEKILDVSKVLSSICDQTVRITSDPMMSQPACLEEVQIQDVKAGEGLGMYIKSTYDGLHIITGTTEHSPADRTHKIHAGDEVIQVNKQTVVGWQLKNLVGKLREDPLGVVLVLKKRPTGTSSFAPAPLKNMRWKPPLVQSAPCMPKAQSPESLMDSSKKEKPAILDLYIPPPPAMPYMPRDGKASMCSGASRRQKGSESPNSFLDLESRRRFTIADYENKLTVHPIEVNVLQPRLREQTSSRAKPRPLSMPVDTCISITDPYSRPWLQGRKGEDGLHRYLSSERIPAIAEEAPPFQPPYRPTSRGADHIRGSRCLVDLHNSATIPYQEDCGKKNTPAPASKPPAAETSVLGNLISRLKLLTH, from the exons gGCTGGACGACAACCTTCAGCAGTACGTCCGTGGCTTTGAGCTGGAAAAGATAAACGGCGAGCAGCTGCTGAAGATCTCGCACCCTGACCTGGAGGAGCTGGGAGTCGCCAGGATCGGCCACCAGGAGCTCGTGCTGGAAGCTGTGGACCTGCTGTGCGCTCTG AACTATGGAGTAGAGACGGACAACCTGAAGAATCTGGTTGCGCGGATGCGGGCATCTTCCAACAACCTCCACAACTGTGCGTGGGAGCGCAGGAAGAACCCTTCCTATGAGGGGGTGACCTCTGGCAAGCCACCCAATGAGTTCCTCACCTCTGTGGTGGAGCTGATTGGAGCAGCAAAGAGCCTGCTCGCCTGGCTGGATAG AACTCCTCTGACCGGCATTAGCGACTTCACCGCTACCAAGAACAAAATTATTCAGCTATGTCTGGAACTGACAACCACAGTTCAACAG GACTGCACTGTGTACGAGATGGAGGAAAAGATCCTGGATGTT TCAAAGGTTTTGAGCAGCATCTGCGACCAGACTGTGAGAATCACCTCTGACCCCATGATGAGCCAGCCAGCCTGTCTGGAGGAGGTGCAGATCCAGGACGTCAAGGCTGGGGAGGGACTG GGCATGTACATAAAATCCACTTACGACGGGCTACACATCATCACGGGCACTACTGAACAT TCTCCAGCGGACAGAACTCACAAGATCCACGCCGGGGACGAGGTCATTCAGGTCAACAAGCAGACAGTG GTGGGCTGGCAGCTGAAGAACTTGGTGGGAAAGCTGAGGGAAGACCCTTTGGGTGTGGTGCTAGTCCTGAAGAAGAGGCCCACTGGTACCTCCAGCTTTGCCCCGGCCCCCCTGAAAAACATGCGCTGGAAGCCCCCCCTAGTGCAG AGCGCCCCCTGTATGCCCAAAGCCCAGTCTCCGGAAAGCTTGATGGACTCCTCCAAGAAGGAGAAGCCCGCCATCTTGGACCTGTacatcccccctcctcctgctatGCCCTACATGCCCAG AGATGGAAAGGCGAGCATGTGCTCTGGCGCCAGCAGGAGGCAGAAGGGCTCGGAGTCGCCCAACTccttcctggacctggagagccGACGGCGCTTCACCATCGCGGACTACGAGAACAAGCTGACAGTCCACCCCATCGAGGTCAACGTGCTGCAGCCACGCCTGAGGGAGCAGACCTCCTCTCGCG ctaagccccgccccctgtcCATGCCAGTGGATACCTGCATAAGCATCACAGACCCATATTCCAGGCCCTGGTTGCAAGGAAGGAAAG GGGAGGACGGCCTGCACAGATACCTGAGCAGCGAGCGCATTCCCGCCATCGCAGAGGAAGCCCCGCCCTTCCAGCCCCCTTACAGGCCGACGTCGCGGGGGGCGGACCACATCCGGGGCAGCCGCTGCCTGGTCGACCTGCACAACAGCGCCACCATCCCCTACCAGGAGGACTGCGGCAAAAAGAACACCCCCGCCCCGGCCTCCAAGCCACCAGCAGCAGAAACCTCGGTCCTCGGCAACTTGATCAGCCGCCTGAAGCTGCTGACCCATTAG
- the cnksr3 gene encoding connector enhancer of kinase suppressor of ras 3 isoform X4 yields the protein MRASSNNLHNCAWERRKNPSYEGVTSGKPPNEFLTSVVELIGAAKSLLAWLDRTPLTGISDFTATKNKIIQLCLELTTTVQQDCTVYEMEEKILDVSKVLSSICDQTVRITSDPMMSQPACLEEVQIQDVKAGEGLGMYIKSTYDGLHIITGTTEHSPADRTHKIHAGDEVIQVNKQTVVGWQLKNLVGKLREDPLGVVLVLKKRPTGTSSFAPAPLKNMRWKPPLVQSAPCMPKAQSPESLMDSSKKEKPAILDLYIPPPPAMPYMPRDGKASMCSGASRRQKGSESPNSFLDLESRRRFTIADYENKLTVHPIEVNVLQPRLREQTSSRAKPRPLSMPVDTCISITDPYSRPWLQGRKGEDGLHRYLSSERIPAIAEEAPPFQPPYRPTSRGADHIRGSRCLVDLHNSATIPYQEDCGKKNTPAPASKPPAAETSVLGNLISRLKLLTH from the exons ATGCGGGCATCTTCCAACAACCTCCACAACTGTGCGTGGGAGCGCAGGAAGAACCCTTCCTATGAGGGGGTGACCTCTGGCAAGCCACCCAATGAGTTCCTCACCTCTGTGGTGGAGCTGATTGGAGCAGCAAAGAGCCTGCTCGCCTGGCTGGATAG AACTCCTCTGACCGGCATTAGCGACTTCACCGCTACCAAGAACAAAATTATTCAGCTATGTCTGGAACTGACAACCACAGTTCAACAG GACTGCACTGTGTACGAGATGGAGGAAAAGATCCTGGATGTT TCAAAGGTTTTGAGCAGCATCTGCGACCAGACTGTGAGAATCACCTCTGACCCCATGATGAGCCAGCCAGCCTGTCTGGAGGAGGTGCAGATCCAGGACGTCAAGGCTGGGGAGGGACTG GGCATGTACATAAAATCCACTTACGACGGGCTACACATCATCACGGGCACTACTGAACAT TCTCCAGCGGACAGAACTCACAAGATCCACGCCGGGGACGAGGTCATTCAGGTCAACAAGCAGACAGTG GTGGGCTGGCAGCTGAAGAACTTGGTGGGAAAGCTGAGGGAAGACCCTTTGGGTGTGGTGCTAGTCCTGAAGAAGAGGCCCACTGGTACCTCCAGCTTTGCCCCGGCCCCCCTGAAAAACATGCGCTGGAAGCCCCCCCTAGTGCAG AGCGCCCCCTGTATGCCCAAAGCCCAGTCTCCGGAAAGCTTGATGGACTCCTCCAAGAAGGAGAAGCCCGCCATCTTGGACCTGTacatcccccctcctcctgctatGCCCTACATGCCCAG AGATGGAAAGGCGAGCATGTGCTCTGGCGCCAGCAGGAGGCAGAAGGGCTCGGAGTCGCCCAACTccttcctggacctggagagccGACGGCGCTTCACCATCGCGGACTACGAGAACAAGCTGACAGTCCACCCCATCGAGGTCAACGTGCTGCAGCCACGCCTGAGGGAGCAGACCTCCTCTCGCG ctaagccccgccccctgtcCATGCCAGTGGATACCTGCATAAGCATCACAGACCCATATTCCAGGCCCTGGTTGCAAGGAAGGAAAG GGGAGGACGGCCTGCACAGATACCTGAGCAGCGAGCGCATTCCCGCCATCGCAGAGGAAGCCCCGCCCTTCCAGCCCCCTTACAGGCCGACGTCGCGGGGGGCGGACCACATCCGGGGCAGCCGCTGCCTGGTCGACCTGCACAACAGCGCCACCATCCCCTACCAGGAGGACTGCGGCAAAAAGAACACCCCCGCCCCGGCCTCCAAGCCACCAGCAGCAGAAACCTCGGTCCTCGGCAACTTGATCAGCCGCCTGAAGCTGCTGACCCATTAG